CAGTGTGTTGATGCTGCAAAAGCATACGATACAAATAAAGATTTTGTAAATTATGTTAATGGTGCAAATATTGCCGGTTTTATCAAAGTTGCAAATGCAATGCTTGATCAGGGTGTTGCATAAGCTGGTAATTTTTAAATCAGTTCTTAAACGGGATACAGTTTTTGATGTGTCCCGTTTTTTATTTACGCTATTTTAAAAACTTGCTAATAGAATGACAAATCATTATTTTAGACTTGTGAATTAAATATATTCTTAATAAAGGGCTTATGAATGGATGTGATTTACAAATCAAAAACAGAGAGAGACTGGATTGAAAAAGGCTATAAATCCCGTTTTGATGATTTTCAGAATCTGATGAGGTTCAGAATAAGGGATATTTTGATAGTGTCCAGTCTTTACGATTTTTATGTTTTTGAAGAAGAGGGAAGGCTCTATGAATTATTGAGAAGCGAATATCAGGGCCTTAATTTAAGCCATACACCTGAGCTTACAAGAGTATCAAATGCAGTTGATGCCATAGAACATCTGCGTCATGAGCACAGATATGATTTTGTTATTGTAACATTACATATAGAAGATTTAAGCCCTGTAGAATTTGCAAAGCTTGTTAAAAAAGAGAATATTGATATTCCGATAGTGCTTCTGGCATCGGAAAACAGGGAACTATCTGATATTATTAATAGAAAAGAAGATAAATTATTTGATGAAGTATTTGTCTGGCTTGGGAATTACCGGCTTCTACTGGCAATAATAAAAAGCATAGAAGATAAATATAATGTAAAGCATGATACCCGTATTATGGGAGTACAATCCATAATTTTTATTGAAGACAATATACGCTACTATTCTGCATTTCTGCCGTCTATTTATCTTGAGGTGATGAAACAGTCCCAGAGGCTAATCAAAGAGGGATTAAACCTTTCTCATAAAAACCTTCGCCAGAGGGCAAGGCCTAAAATTCTTCTATGTACAAATTACGAGGATGCCGATTCCTATTATCAAATGTATAAGGAAACCGTACTCGGTGTTATTTCAGATATTGATTTTCCTATGGATGGAGCCCGCAATCCTGAAGCAGGCCTGTTATTTGCAGGCAAAGTAAAGAGTGAGACGCCTGATATTCCGATTTTGCTGCATTCGTCAAGAGGGAAGAATTCATCGAAAGCAAGGGAGTGCGGCTGTGATTTCCTTTTAAAAGATTCGCCTTCTCTGTTAAAAGATCTGGGAAAATTTATGGAAGAGAAACTGGGCTTTGGAGATTTCAATTTTCAAATGCCTGACGGCACAGTAATCGGAAGAGCTCATGATATCATATCCCTTGAAAAAGAATTAAAGAATATTCCTTCTGAGAGTTTTGCTTTTCATGCAGAAAGGAATCATTTCTCAAACTGGCTGAAGGCGAGAACTGAATTCTGGCTGGCACATAAACTCAGGCCGAGAAGAATAGCAGAATTTCCGTCAATTGATGCAACGAGAAAACACCTTATACGTACATTGCGGGAGTACAGAAGACTTCGGCGCAGGGGGATTATTACTGAATTTAATCCTGAGAATTTTGATACTGAAACCAGCATTTCCCGAATAGGTGGAGGCTCTCTCGGCGGTAAAGCAAGGGGGCTGAGTTTTATTAACAGATTGATGAATAATTATAATATTATAAGAAAATTTAAAGATGTAAAAATATTCATCCCTCCGGCAGTTGTACTTACAACAGATGTATTTGATGAATTTATAGAAAAAAATAATTTGAAGAATTTTGCATTAAAGACAAAAAATGATCAGAAAATATTAAACAAATTTCTGCAGGTCGAATATTTTCCTGAAGATGTTCTTCAATCATTAAAATCATTTTTAAAACTTATTAAAAAACCTCTTGCTGTAAGATCTTCAAGTCTGCTTGAAGATTCTCATAATTATCCTTTTGCAGGTGTATATGAGACATATATGCTTCCGAATTCCAATATGGATCTGCGAGTACGTCTAAAAGAACTGGTAAATACCGTAAAGCGGGTTTATGCCTCAACATTTTTCCGCGGGCCCAGAGATTATTTAAAAGCTACTTCTTTCCGTCTTGAAGAAGAAAAAATGGCAATTGTGATACAGGTTTTGAGCGGCAGAGAGTACGGTGATAGATTCTATCCCACATTTTCGGGAACAGCGCAATCATATAATTTTTATGCTATGGATCCTCAAAAATCTGAAGACGGCACTGTATCTGTTTCTCTCGGACTTGGTAAGATGGTTGTGGAAGGAGGAAGAACCGTAAGATTCAGCCCAAAGCATCCGAAACATATCCTGCAGTTCTCCACTATTGACCTGGCCCTGAAAAACAATCAGAATGAATTTTTTGCCCTTGATTTGAGTCAAAGTGTCAGAGAATTTAAAGGCGAGGAAGATGAATTTATTAAAAGCTATTCCATAAAGGATGCAGAAAAAGACGGGGTGCTGCAGTTCATAGCTTCGACCTATTCTGCGGAAAACGATAGATTGTACGATGGGCTTCGTCCGGGCGGCTACCCTGTACTCACATTTTCACCTGTATTAAAAAGCGGTATATTTCCCCTCCCCGAGATAATAGAAATGTTTCTCGATCTTGGTACGTGGAGCATGGCTACTCCTGTTGAAATTGAGTTTGCTGTAAATATTCCCCTAAATCCCAAAGAGAAGAAGGAATTCAGTATCCTTCAGATAAGGCCAATGGCCTTAAACCGGGAAGATGAATTGCTGGATGTGGACAATGTGGAAAGTTCAAAGCTGATAAGCAGGTCTAATAAAGTGTTCGGAAACGGGATTGTAGAAGATGTATTTGACATTGTTGTTGTAGACAGGGATCTGTTTGACAGGTCAAAAAGCAGGGAAGTAGCTTTAGAAGTGAGTAAATTCAACAGTATGCTTATTAAAAAAGGAAGGCCGTATCTGCTTATCGGCGTAGGAAGGTGGGGCAGTATGGACCCATGGCTTGGTATACCTGTTAAATGGGACCAGATATCAGGTGCAAGGGCAATTGTTGAGTCCAGTTTTAAAGATTTTTCAGTAAGCCCCTCGCAAGGGTCACATTTTTTTGAGAATCTAATTTCATTTGCAGTCAGCTATTTTACAATACAGGATAATGATCCGGAAAGTTTTCTTGACTGGGATTGGATAAAATCAAACAAGTCCGGCAGCGGGATGAAATATACAAAGCTTATTACTTTTAAAAAACCAATAATATTAAAAATGAACGGACATGAGAAGAGAGGCATAATTTACAAGCCGGGTTTTTATAAGAAGGAAGATTAGAACCGTATGTTCCCCGCTTGTTCCCAAACTCCTGTTTGGGAACAAAAGTTGTCACTTATTTGTCTTTACCGTCCCGATGAAATCGGGAGGTAATAAATAGAAGGTTTTTTATTAATGAGTGTAATTAATACCCATATTAATGCGTCTTCCCGGCATAATTACATTGGGAATAGTCTCATATCTTGTATTAAGAATATTATTTAAAGAAAAATAGAATGTTTTATTGCCGATCTTAAAAGAAATTTTTGAATTTAAAAGCGTATACGAACTCATAGAAGGATTATTGCATACCAGAATAAAAAGAGTTTGAGCGACTCTTCTGCTCCAGTTTTCTGTGAAAGATAAAGTGAGATTGTGGGGAGGGACAGTAAAATCATATTTTGACATGTACGGTTCTGCAGCAATATTCCTGCGCAAGAGATATGTGTAATTTATACGCCATGTTGTCCTGTCTGAATGCATGTAATCCGCACTTATTGATAATCCTGCGACTTCAGTCCTGCCTCTGTTGACAACTTTCCATATTTCATCAGATGAAAATCTAATCCAGTCGATTTTGTCTTTTTCCCACCTTTGAAAAATGGAAAGAGATAATGCAAGCCCTCCTTGAGAGAAGTCTATCCCTGTTTCTGCCGACCATCCTGTCTCAGGTTTTAAAAGAGGATTCCCCTGGTTTGCAGGAGAGTGATAAAAGAGTTCTGTAAATGTCGGTATTCTGAATATTCTCCCTGCTGATGCTCTGAACATTAAATGAGGAGATATAGAACTTTTGAAACTCAGAGAAGGGCTGGCCTGTGTTCCCCATGAGTTGTGATAATCAAGCCTTATTCCGCAGTCAATAGCGGATTTATCAGAGATCCCGACAGCCATCTCTGCAAAAACAGCTGCAATTGTCTGATATCTTTTGCCTAATGAAGAGCTGTTGAGGTTCTCCTGTGTAAGAGAAGCTCCAATAGCATATTCATTGCTGTTTCTGGTATAGTTAAGTTGTACATTTGTACCGAATATGTAAGTTTTATGATGGTTTGAGTACCATGATTCCCTTGTTCTGTCAAGTATGAAATCGTCATTATGAAAACGGAAGAATCCACGGGAAAAAAGACGCAGAGCAGAAGAGAACTGGTGGAGGAAGTTGATTTTTGAGAATATTGCACCAGTCTTTTCCCTCGAAGGGAAAGGAGCATAAAAATTATTTGCACCAAAGTTTTTTATGGAAATGCCGGCAGATGAGGATACCCGGTTTTTTCTGTTTATCCATGAATTTCCGTAAGATGCAGCCATGTTATGATAATCAGTGTCTTCAATATGCCCGTCTGATCTGTTATTTTCAAAAGAAATTTTATGAGTCAGTTTACCAAGTTTAAAAGAGCAGCTCATGCCGGTATGAACGGTTCTAAAGGAGCCATAGTTAAAAAAATAGCTGATTCCGTTATTGCTGCCTGCCTTTGTAATTATATTGACAACTCCGCCGTATCCGTCTGGGCCGTACACTGATGATGCGTGCCCTGCAAGGACTTCAATACGTTTGATATCTGATAACGGAACAGGTATATCCATGCTGTGGTGTCCGGTTTGAGGGTCATTCATCCGTATCCCGTCGACCAGAATCAGAACTTGCTCAAATGATGAGCCCCGTATTGAGATATCAGCCTGTGAATTTCCCAACCCTCTTGTCCGGATATTAACAGAGGCGATAAGTTCCAGCAGCTCTGTCAATGTATTTACCGGAAGGTTTTTTATATCTTTATTGTCAATAGTGTAGATTTTTCTGTATCCTTCGGACAGAGTACTTGAGATGCGGGATCCGGTAATAGTAACAGGTTCGCCGAAAAAGAGATTCTGCCCCGCTGCAATTTCTGCATATAGAAGATATAAGAATGCTGGTAAATATAGTACTTTATGCTGCATAACTTACCTGAGTTTAATTTATAATAATTATTTATAAAATTTAAATTGTGATATGGTAAATATAAAAAGAATAAATGTCAAGGTAAATTAATACAAAAATTTTTATGTCCCGAAAATTTTTGTAAATAAAGCCCTTCAAAGAACCCCAGTGAAGAAAAATCTCCTGAAATGGGAATAAATATTAAGTGAAAATTTTTTTTAAACTGAATCAGACCATTTTATTATCATAATCTCTTTTTATATGCAAAACTTGATTATAATTATCCATGCAATTCGATATAGACCCAACATTTATCATTTGAGACAATCTTTTTACTTCAGCCACACTGTAAAATAGGTATACATTGCAGCGAGAAGCACTAAAACAACAGCTGTGCCGATGACATCCCACTTGTTCCAGCTGGCCCGGTTTTCCGCTTTGTCTCTTTCAGATGTCGTGGTAAAGGTCAGCCCCGCGATCTGCTTTGGATCAGGCGCCTTAGTCATCAAGGAAACAGATACAATTATAATCACACTGATTGCCATTAACCAGCCGGAAGCATAAAGGAAGTTGTAGTTCCCAATTGCAACCAGCCATACAGGTCCGCTGATAGTGCTGCTGCCCACGAGAGCTTGAATACCAAGCTTTGCCATCCCAAGGATAAATCCTGCCGAAAGGCCGGCAACCGCACCATTGGCA
The DNA window shown above is from bacterium and carries:
- a CDS encoding histidine kinase; its protein translation is MRFRIRDILIVSSLYDFYVFEEEGRLYELLRSEYQGLNLSHTPELTRVSNAVDAIEHLRHEHRYDFVIVTLHIEDLSPVEFAKLVKKENIDIPIVLLASENRELSDIINRKEDKLFDEVFVWLGNYRLLLAIIKSIEDKYNVKHDTRIMGVQSIIFIEDNIRYYSAFLPSIYLEVMKQSQRLIKEGLNLSHKNLRQRARPKILLCTNYEDADSYYQMYKETVLGVISDIDFPMDGARNPEAGLLFAGKVKSETPDIPILLHSSRGKNSSKARECGCDFLLKDSPSLLKDLGKFMEEKLGFGDFNFQMPDGTVIGRAHDIISLEKELKNIPSESFAFHAERNHFSNWLKARTEFWLAHKLRPRRIAEFPSIDATRKHLIRTLREYRRLRRRGIITEFNPENFDTETSISRIGGGSLGGKARGLSFINRLMNNYNIIRKFKDVKIFIPPAVVLTTDVFDEFIEKNNLKNFALKTKNDQKILNKFLQVEYFPEDVLQSLKSFLKLIKKPLAVRSSSLLEDSHNYPFAGVYETYMLPNSNMDLRVRLKELVNTVKRVYASTFFRGPRDYLKATSFRLEEEKMAIVIQVLSGREYGDRFYPTFSGTAQSYNFYAMDPQKSEDGTVSVSLGLGKMVVEGGRTVRFSPKHPKHILQFSTIDLALKNNQNEFFALDLSQSVREFKGEEDEFIKSYSIKDAEKDGVLQFIASTYSAENDRLYDGLRPGGYPVLTFSPVLKSGIFPLPEIIEMFLDLGTWSMATPVEIEFAVNIPLNPKEKKEFSILQIRPMALNREDELLDVDNVESSKLISRSNKVFGNGIVEDVFDIVVVDRDLFDRSKSREVALEVSKFNSMLIKKGRPYLLIGVGRWGSMDPWLGIPVKWDQISGARAIVESSFKDFSVSPSQGSHFFENLISFAVSYFTIQDNDPESFLDWDWIKSNKSGSGMKYTKLITFKKPIILKMNGHEKRGIIYKPGFYKKED
- a CDS encoding TonB-dependent receptor — translated: MQHKVLYLPAFLYLLYAEIAAGQNLFFGEPVTITGSRISSTLSEGYRKIYTIDNKDIKNLPVNTLTELLELIASVNIRTRGLGNSQADISIRGSSFEQVLILVDGIRMNDPQTGHHSMDIPVPLSDIKRIEVLAGHASSVYGPDGYGGVVNIITKAGSNNGISYFFNYGSFRTVHTGMSCSFKLGKLTHKISFENNRSDGHIEDTDYHNMAASYGNSWINRKNRVSSSAGISIKNFGANNFYAPFPSREKTGAIFSKINFLHQFSSALRLFSRGFFRFHNDDFILDRTRESWYSNHHKTYIFGTNVQLNYTRNSNEYAIGASLTQENLNSSSLGKRYQTIAAVFAEMAVGISDKSAIDCGIRLDYHNSWGTQASPSLSFKSSISPHLMFRASAGRIFRIPTFTELFYHSPANQGNPLLKPETGWSAETGIDFSQGGLALSLSIFQRWEKDKIDWIRFSSDEIWKVVNRGRTEVAGLSISADYMHSDRTTWRINYTYLLRRNIAAEPYMSKYDFTVPPHNLTLSFTENWSRRVAQTLFILVCNNPSMSSYTLLNSKISFKIGNKTFYFSLNNILNTRYETIPNVIMPGRRINMGINYTH